A genomic region of Chryseobacterium sp. KACC 21268 contains the following coding sequences:
- a CDS encoding response regulator transcription factor has protein sequence MKTKIFLVEDDADLGMVLKQYLEFSDFEVNWIPNPEFIINNKEIIQDYQLAILDVMLPFMDGFELSKEIRKTSDIPFLFLTAKGQSIDKILGLKLGADDYITKPCEPEELILRIKNILKRQQNSAKDIIKIGNYAFIPSQLQLKFESETIQLTEKESELLLMLSRSNHKIINRKEILENLWGENDYFLGRSLDVFMTRLRKYLQKDDRIKFESVRGIGFKVEFPI, from the coding sequence ATGAAAACTAAAATCTTTTTGGTAGAAGACGATGCAGACTTGGGAATGGTTTTAAAACAATATCTGGAATTCTCAGATTTCGAGGTCAATTGGATTCCGAATCCCGAATTTATCATTAATAATAAAGAAATCATCCAAGATTATCAATTGGCGATTTTGGACGTGATGCTTCCTTTTATGGACGGTTTCGAACTCTCAAAAGAAATCAGAAAAACCTCTGATATTCCCTTCCTATTTCTAACCGCGAAAGGTCAAAGTATTGATAAAATCTTGGGTTTAAAACTCGGCGCCGACGATTACATCACAAAACCTTGCGAACCGGAAGAGTTGATTCTGCGCATCAAAAACATTCTGAAAAGACAACAGAACTCTGCAAAAGATATTATAAAAATCGGAAATTATGCCTTCATTCCATCGCAGCTCCAATTGAAATTTGAATCCGAAACCATTCAGTTAACAGAGAAGGAGTCCGAACTTTTGCTTATGCTTTCCAGAAGCAATCATAAGATTATCAACCGAAAAGAAATCCTAGAAAATCTCTGGGGCGAAAATGACTATTTCCTCGGCAGAAGTCTGGATGTTTTTATGACAAGACTTCGGAAATATCTTCAAAAAGACGACAGGATCAAGTTCGAATCCGTGCGTGGAATCGGCTTCAAAGTGGAGTTTCCGATATGA
- a CDS encoding sensor histidine kinase: MNRKRNITIILFTFSLIILVALQAYYIHNSYRLEEKDLTRQARLIADKVLDEMEKYDNDKRDDKLVGDFERLKTEITIQKEKIIHPERIYTSEPFHSKQLEQILKKNIGDSDFKIAIKNEVFSVLDEVKNEELLPKNRSIILFQTLNKMTAPILMYEGKWSSHQSRENTDLNLDEKHFYLVKSKATFQLLNMEFLIFKKVIPLIIISLLIVILIVYLFWNSLKNLNRQEKKISQLHTTIDSIAHELNTPITTLKFSIVQTSDSETKALLERQIKRLENIVKSIHHSDSEDVLMDKMEMENYFANIKKTYRDINFKINLDLLKNNVFRQNDFTQMMDNLIDNSVKYGAKNLDIIINDNLEIEISDDGIGIPKDDLKFIFDKYYRVSRAENLNINGLGVGLFLVKSIVDKYKGKISVKSNLGKGVTFKIQIPNEN, from the coding sequence ATGAATCGCAAGAGAAACATCACCATCATTTTGTTCACCTTCAGCCTGATTATTTTGGTTGCGCTTCAGGCGTATTACATCCACAATTCCTACCGATTGGAGGAAAAAGACCTGACTCGACAAGCCCGATTGATTGCCGATAAAGTGCTTGATGAAATGGAAAAATATGACAATGACAAACGGGATGACAAGTTGGTTGGCGATTTCGAAAGGCTCAAAACAGAAATCACAATTCAGAAAGAAAAAATCATTCACCCAGAAAGGATTTACACATCAGAACCATTTCACAGCAAGCAACTCGAGCAGATTCTAAAGAAAAATATTGGCGACAGTGATTTTAAGATTGCCATCAAAAACGAAGTGTTTTCCGTTCTTGATGAAGTGAAAAATGAAGAACTTTTGCCCAAGAATCGTTCTATCATTCTTTTTCAAACGTTGAACAAAATGACCGCACCGATTTTGATGTACGAAGGCAAATGGTCTAGCCATCAATCCAGAGAAAACACGGATTTGAATCTCGATGAAAAACATTTCTATCTCGTAAAATCGAAGGCGACATTTCAATTGCTGAATATGGAGTTTCTGATTTTCAAAAAAGTGATTCCGTTGATTATCATTAGTTTATTGATTGTGATTTTAATTGTTTATTTATTCTGGAACAGTTTAAAAAACCTGAATCGCCAAGAAAAGAAAATCTCGCAACTTCACACCACCATCGATTCCATCGCACACGAACTGAACACGCCAATCACAACGTTGAAATTTTCCATCGTCCAAACCTCAGATTCTGAAACCAAAGCTTTGCTGGAACGTCAAATCAAACGTTTGGAAAATATTGTAAAGTCCATTCACCATTCGGATTCTGAAGATGTTTTGATGGATAAGATGGAAATGGAAAATTACTTTGCGAACATCAAAAAAACTTACAGAGACATTAACTTTAAGATTAATCTGGATTTACTAAAGAACAATGTTTTTCGTCAAAACGACTTCACACAAATGATGGATAATCTCATCGATAATTCTGTAAAATACGGCGCAAAAAATCTTGATATTATCATTAATGACAATCTTGAAATCGAAATCTCCGACGACGGAATCGGAATTCCAAAAGACGATTTGAAATTTATTTTTGATAAATATTACCGCGTTTCCAGAGCCGAAAATCTGAACATCAATGGTTTGGGTGTTGGTTTATTTTTGGTGAAATCCATTGTTGATAAATACAAAGGAAAAATCTCTGTAAAATCCAATCTTGGCAAAGGTGTAACTTTTAAAATCCAGATTCCAAATGAAAACTAA